AAGAGCTTATAAAGGATTTTGGAAGAAATTTATTATCCTTGTAATAATAGTTGGAGCTACTCAAATGGATATAATTTTACAAGGTGTGGGAATAAGAACACTTGTATTAATGTTTTATGTAGCCACAGAATTTTTATCTATTTTAGAAAATGCAGCTATACTAGGAATACCTATACCAGAAAAATTAAAGGTAGCATTAGAACAATGTAAGGATAAGCAAGAGATAAAAATAAGAACAAAAATTAATTTTTAAATTTTAAGGTTTATATTGTTAATGAAACTATTTTTTGTATTCACAAAAAGAAA
Above is a window of Fusobacterium varium DNA encoding:
- a CDS encoding Phage-related holin (Lysis protein), with translation MFEALKEYINLAKIGLAMIWTSWISIFIFLVGGIDNLFRALLIMMALDYITGVAKGYKEKNMNSKRAYKGFWKKFIILVIIVGATQMDIILQGVGIRTLVLMFYVATEFLSILENAAILGIPIPEKLKVALEQCKDKQEIKIRTKINF